The Ptychodera flava strain L36383 chromosome 7, AS_Pfla_20210202, whole genome shotgun sequence DNA window CTTGAGATAGTGTCTCATCCGGTGGCTTCCATCACTCAACACTAGTTAATGTATATAGGGTGAATATACTACAACCGGTGTCCAAATACATAACACACTCACATGTTCTTAGCCTGATATACACCCAGACCAAGCCCTAAAAATAGTTTGATTAGCTTAAGAGGGGAATTATCCAAGCGAACCTCCTAGAAAAACTTCAGTATACTCCGCTGTCCTGGGCCCAATATTTGTTACAGAAAAAATCAGGTTCCCTTAGTCCCCTTCAGGTGGAGTAGTGAAGCATCTGGACCTACAAAGTATGTTGATTTGTGAAACTATTCACTATTGGCAAGATTTCTTCAGCCCTGCCTCTTTTACCCTTGAAAATTTCACtcttcacattttgtcattgatctACATCATTAAACTTTTGTATACATTGTCACAGTGCATCATCTTGACACTCAATTTTTTATCATCAAACAGGTATATTAACTAtgaatttataaattaattaTAGTTTTTACCTTTTGATGATTTCATATCTTCAAAGTTTGTACTGATTCCTAAATCCTTAGCATATTCTTCTCCATAGAACACAAGCAATTCACAATCCTTGAGTATAGGTTTATAACTTCTGTAGTATATTTGTCCTCTGTATTGAAAAGCTACAAGGTTTTGTTCTATTTCATTTCGAGCACAATTTACAAATCTCATCCAGTTTGCTTTCATTTCATCTTCTCCATCTAGAAAAACACTGTTTCTATTTTCTCcagaaatctgaaataaataGTACATTCCAATTTTATCTAAGTGACAATTTTAACTTCACACAATCAGCTCAAAACGAAAACTGTAACTACATTGTTGTCCTTTTCAAGCAAGAATGTccattgaaaaacaaatatattgtGATTATAATTACTGGGGctgaattcaaaattttcaccCTGCATCCAAAATTTGAAACAAGTTATAATGTGAATGAAAAGTTACcttgacattttgtaaatttgaatgtTATGTACCAGTAATGGTCGAAATTACAGGAGCTATTCAAGAACAGGTTATCAAGATGGAAAttccttttttttaaaaataaggaCATTACATAAATGCTCAATGTATATACTCAAGTACCAAACTACTCTTCACTTCCTACATTGCATTGGTACAAGTGACACAGCTTAAGTAAAGATTGACAAAGCTTTGAAGTTTGACATATTTGCAGGGTGTTCTGGTCACGTTCAACCACAATACACAAAACTCTTTTGATACACTGCAGTCAGAGCTGTTCTAGACATGCATATAGTTTTAGTCTGATTCACatgttaggctgcgttcacaaaaaacggttagggggtgctggaggaattcagggggggattcgaaaattttgggggtagtagaggggggacttgaaattttgctcTACGTGTAGGggtggggacttgaaaattttatgttttacattttccattcCAAGTtcttgtaggtaattcaatgaaaaatgaataccatttttatgtcatccaaatgTTGTTGGTCAttaaaatctagaaccattttgtcacatttcatggcttttatctcgaaaaaaatctgtgatttgtcgtaaaaaaccaAACTtaagcctagtaacagggcagaagctgcaactgttgatgacaaCCTCTTCTGACAGTACTCACACTTGTATGGTTTTTCACCAGTGTGAATGCGTTGGTGTATCCGTAGAGGACCTGCGGCTGTAAACCTCTTCTGACAGTACTCACACTTGTATGGCTTCTCACCAGTGTGAATGCGGTGGTGTGTCTGTAGACTACTTGACACTGTAAACCTCTTCTGACAGCTAGTACTCACTCACTACTCTGACAGTGACTGCTTAACACCAGTGTGAATGCGTTGGTGTGTCTGTAGATCACTTGAGGCTGTAAACCTCTTCTGACAGTACTCACACTTGTATGGCTTCTCACCAGTGTGAATGCGTTGGTGTATCCGTAGAGGACCTGCGGCTGTAAACCTCTTCTGACAGTACTCACACTTGTATGGCTTCTCACCAGTGTGAATGCGTTGGTGTGTCTGTAGACTACTTGACACTGTAAACCTCTTCTGACAGCTAGTACTCACTCACTACTCTGACAGTGACTGCTTCTCACCAGTGTGAATGCGTTGGTGTGTCTGTAGATCACTTGAGGCTGTAAACCTCTTCTGACAGTACTCACACTTGTATGGCTTCTCACCAGTGTGAATGCGTTGGTGTCTCTGTAGATGACCTGCGGCTGTAAACCTCTTCTGACAGTACTCACACTTGTATGGCTTCTCACCAGTGTGAATGCGTTGGTGTGTCTGTAGATTACTTGACTGTGTAAACTTCTTCTGACAGTACTCACACTTGTATGGCTTCTCAGCAGTGTGAATAAGGTGGTGTCTCTGTAGATTACTTGACTGTGTAAACCTCTTCTGACAGTACTCACACTTGTATGGCTTCTCACCAGTGTGAATGCGTTGGTGTGTCTGTAGATTACTTGACTGTGTAAACCTCTTCTGACAGTACTCACACTTGTATGGCTTCTCACCAGTGTGAATGCGTTGGTGTTTCTGTAGATGACCTGACTGTGTAAACCTCTTAATAGTTGATGAtttaactgttgatgatttttgcaatatttctatgcaatataacaactacagtttcttgctatctccctacagcatgctcaaccacacaatattcagtttgttgaCAAAGCCTGCGTATATGATAGtgagctgaatactggacaattcaacatgctgaagggagaacaagaacacagttgtataaactgaacaaaaatattgtcaaaattatcaaagttaatatagcTACTCCCtgcgggcagtgtcactatcatttaCTGCCTCCTAactgcagtgtcactatcactgcatacctgagcagtgacagagatagctcttaCTCTGAgatacatggtagttgaagaagagtttgagtcaaatgacgctcatgacagtgaaacataccggtacttgtaaacaagatcaggccagacagcaacacatggaagaacacatggaaatttttgaattctggcatatgaaaataatcaaatattaaagaataaagatggggtcaccatgcttgattttctaaattttcacattcttgtcataaaaataatacaaaaataaaactttgaacagtatagactaaatgaaaaaatgtgtgaccaaatggaattatttattttttaaccaaatttgcaattattacacccaaaatttcagagattaaaacatttatttgatggaatatcttaaccttccagtattgtcaattttgagtagcatctaattcatgtatgtcttgtacttttgaaacaaattttggaaggtcactgtgctcagttttttacaatacggcaattagccagaattcacaatttgcctactctctcatggttgtaattttgtgtgctcttcggcaggagcaattgacctggccagagttggactaataactcaagttggcttttagaccaataatttgccttgggaatattactatacaaagtgctataACAGggagtgttgaacacctgtgagcggaacggcgcaatacgtatttattttttctgcgctcacatccttcaCAAATATGCAGGCCTGTGacagttgggggggggggacttgaaaaattttgaccatatagaggggggggggggcatttgaaaatttttacggtactgaggggggatctgaaaataagatttcaatcacgattcctccagccccccctaatcgttatttgtgaacgcagccttagtttCAAATCTCTTTACCTGCCATGCATATCCACTATCATATCCCTTTTCAACATTCACTATTTCTCCTTTATACGGACCAAATCTAACACCTTTTGGAAAAGAAGTCTCACACCAGACGCCAAGACCAGCATTTCTTATTCCGGATATTCCAACGCTCAAACCATCTGGTAAACTTGCCCTAGCATTGCTTCCTTCAAAGTTTTCAGGGACAGTTTTATCGtgaataatttgaaatggaTGTGTAGGACACTGATCATCCTCAAAGAACGCATTACAGTCTTCACAATCTGTAAATAAAAAAgtacaaatatacatacatgcacattaCAATGTCAATCATTTATTTAACTTCAATTGTACACACTTCTTATTGTTACTTGACTTCTATTTCAATTGCCACATTTATCAAATGTTGAAGTCATGatgattaaattaaatttttattccTTTGTACTCCCTAGGGTAACATTtcttaatttatttctctaaacATATTGACATAAGCCCGTTATTTCTTATAATCAATGCCCCTGGTTTATGACCTAAATACTCCTTACCTCTACaatataaattttcaattaACCAGCCAGACAGCCaacagttcatttgcatgcaacATATCATCATGAGCATAGACCGTTAATATTTGAATACGTCCACCATGCGGTGAATGCACAGAGTTTTTTAgaggccgtggataattaaaacacgtgCACGGTAAAtgcaacttctgtgtttaggggagggggtttggtGTATTTCGAGTACtgtgcgcaaaaatcgcactacaagtTTTCCTATCGCAACATCTTGCTACGCGTTTTTCTGTATTGCATAATATCGCTAAATTGTTTGACGTGTAGCAGGCCAGTACGGCACAGGCGCTACACcaacattcttttgacatacggtacatgtgaatcagtgcatgagtaaaataacgtaacaatcatttttGATACtccatttcattctattggttgcatcattgagttggcactgaacagagattgattttagagggggtgTGCGACGGTTGGTAGTgtatgcgtgatttcatagTGACGTTAATTATCACCGATTGTtggatgcagatacagaatgaggcttggttggattttctcacttccaaacttttgtttaggggaggggggaggggagttgaggacaaacgcacttagtttcgtttaccaTGGGCATGTTtcaattatccacggccccttacaCCAATGCTTAAAAACATGTTGTGATCTGTCACTTTGCATTAAaccaacaaaaaataaaatatgagaTATCTAACTTAGTTTTCCTGTGGTAATTACTGGCAGCTCTTTATGAACACAAGAGCAAATCAAATTAAGCGATCTTGCACCACTCAACTATTCAACCAacagccaaaaaaaaaaatcaaaatttttacattaaaatactTGAGGGCGGACATGAAATTTTCACTGGGGATAGATTTTACCCTAAAAATAATGTTGCCAGTAATTAATATTAAaacctcttcagtttgtaatgatTTTGGACACAAACCACTATATCCACACTAAATAGACGTAATTAATAATGTTTTTCACAGAAAAgacttttttttttacataagaCCAGTAATGACAAGTCTCTATGCTACCAGGCTGGCTGTACCCATTGTGTTTCGCGAACGTCATACAAAAGCCATTAGTATTAGTGGCcatatattttttattgcaGGTCTGAATATGCAAGGTGTGGTCATGGGCGAGCTGGAAGAGCATGGGGTTATGGACACAGAAATGAGAGACATTGCGACTCGGATGACCAGTAGATTGATAGATTCTAGAAGTTTTAGGACAACTTCAAAGTACTTCGGGGCATTTAAGAAATGGAAAGAACGGGCGGAAAGAAAAAATGTGAGCCCACTATACCTGCTAATGCTATTCATGTAGCATTATACATAACGATGCTTATAGAAAGTAAACAAAGTGTTAGTGTGGTGACTGGTGCAGTATATGGCATCAAATGGGCACATGAAATAACCGGAAACGAGAGTCCAACGTCTCACCCGTTATTACGAACTTAACCGAGGCAAACCTATCCAACGCAAGGATCCGGTAACGCCAGAAATGATGACAGCACCGTGTGTAAAATATGAACATTCTACGGACATAGTAGCAATAAGAGATGCATTGCTATGATAAGATTGGCATTCAAAGCATTTCTACGTTTTGATGAATTAAGTCGTCTGATATGTAGTAACGTTAGGTTTCACAGTGATCATATGATACTCAACATTGAATCAAGTAAAACTGACCAATATAGAAAAGGGAACGAAGTAGCAATAGCCAAGTTGGGAACTGTTGCATGTCCATACGCTAATGTGCAACGCTATATTAGTCTATGTAATATTGTTATTGATAGTAACGAGTTTTtgtttcaaccattttttcacACACGCAGTGGTATTAAGCGGGTAACTAAGAAGAAACCTTTGAGTTATACCAGGGCCAGGGAAACTATCGTAAACAGATTGAAAGAGGTAGCGGGAGAGAGTTCTATCATAGGGTTACATTCTTTGAGAGCTGGAGGCGCCACAGCTGCGGCCAACGCTCAAGGGAATGACAGATGTTTCAAACATCACAGTCGATGGCGATCTGAGATAGCAAAGGATGGCTACGTGGACGATTCACTGCAATCCCGACTGACGGTTTCCAAAAACTTGGGACTGTCGGGTATCTTTTTGTTTCCCTTTCTTTAATGAAGTCTAGAGCTGCCATCTCTGGCTGATCCatcattaatgaatgaatggagtgGAATGTAATTCATTTATTAGAATGAGAGTATAGAGAAGACATATAATTTCTCGCGGTTCGATAGTATAGAGAGAAATTGATGTCTTTGCGTTACGTGAATTTGACGCGGGGCTATGGAGCTTTAAGTGGGAAGTTAGGAAGTAGATAAACAGTCTAGCCAGACACTTCAGCAGCCTACAGACGGGTTCGTCCAAGTTATCATCAAAAAACAATGTTGCTGTTTTGTTTTATGTATTGAGGGAATGAACAAAAGTGGTGAAGTCCGACACCACCCCGTGGTCCTGTGTTATGCATTGTTTTCGGACACAGGTTTCCAGAGAATTTCCCTTATCTTAGAGGTTTTTTACCTCTGGTTTTTCCTGGACGGCATGCACAGGTGACGCgggtatttcatttcatttgctcCCGCACCCTGGTATAATGTGTACTGTATACTTTCCTCTTCTTGTCTGTAATAAAGCTGCCACCTCTGGCTGATCCATGGGAGTCAGTGTCAGAACTAGCTGGTCCCATGGCAAACCAGGCACTGCTGTGTACAGGTGTTGCCAGCCACAGGCCTAACACAAAACCACTGTTTGAGACCCGTTTGTCAAAACCATTGATCGTAAATTTCCTttagttatgtttaaaagtttctgTATGGATCAATTCATCTTCACATTGACGGCTCTCTTAATCATGCTGTATCACATGTATTCTAATTGTGCGACGTACTTTGAAGCGGGCCAGGTTGGTTGCAGGCTAGGTGTCGGCACTGCTCTCAGTCATGACAGAAAAAGTGtcaattttgaaagctgtcagAATCAGTGCTACATATATAGGAAGAGATGCAGCGGAAACAGGATCTCAGAGCCTGAGAGTTATTGTTCCTATGACATACCAAATCAATACATGACCCAACATGACTTTGTAAACGAatttgtgattggctaattcaTATGAAACATTctaatgaataattaattaacccccaTTCATACTTCTGCGTTCTCCAAACACAATCTGCTAGAGCTTCATTTTTGCCTTGGCTCCCAGAGCAGAAATCATGCagtggctcgcgagaatgattCTATAGCGTTACACCATTACTAATCCAAAGGTATTTCGTTCACATCACACAAACAGTAGCATCCCCGATAGGACTATAACTCCTTATTTTTTGCCTATTCTCCTGTGCATGTTTCCAATAGCTATATTTTAGCTGACTACCCATGCAACTGTTGTAGATCTTCAATTctcaaatataaaaattcacAAGTGAATTGTCTTATAGAAATCAATCCtgttttaatttacttttcttattTGTGGATAACTTCATCAGAAATCATCAATACTCACATATGAAGTGGTCATCACGAGGAACTTCAACCTCCCTGTAACTTCTCTTCTCTACTTGTCGTTTAGGATATCTACTAGAAACCTTTTTGTCTGAAACAAAATACCATGTTGTACAATTGAGTGTATTACAGTTATAATTAGCTCTATACCTAGTCTAAAAGCGCAATGCAGATTCTAAATAATAAAAAGCTATGATATCagtttgatgaaagaaaatgccAAGTAACTGGAGCCAGTGTTTTAATAACTTGCCATTACATGTATGAGGAATATTCTATCTATCACCTGTAGGAATATTGTTGTTGGATGTGAACATTATTTTAGCTATAACATTACATCAGACTCAATATTTGTAGTGGAGAAAATCATGTTGTCCTGTTATctttttcataaatcagcgtATATGTGTATAGTGAATAAAATCAATGCACATTCCTCTAGTTAAGTATAATGTCCCTTGGGGACAGACATCCAGACTCTTAAATCTTTTACAATACTGTTAGACTCTTGGGGCCATATTTTGAAGCTAATGGAGTCACAAGCTCATGTTTGTGAACACTGAAGT harbors:
- the LOC139137756 gene encoding LOW QUALITY PROTEIN: zinc finger protein 235-like (The sequence of the model RefSeq protein was modified relative to this genomic sequence to represent the inferred CDS: substituted 2 bases at 2 genomic stop codons), whose product is MYLRVRAISVTAQHVELSIKSSTIKRFTQSGHLQKHQRIHTGEKPYKCEYCQKRFTQSSNLQTHQRIHTGEKPYKCEYCQKRFTQSSNLQRHHLIHTAEKPYKCEYCQKKFTQSSNLQTHQRIHTGEKPYKCEYCQKRFTAAGHLQRHQRIHTGEKPYKCEYCQKRFTASSDLQTHQRIHTGEKQSLSEXXVSTSCQKRFTVSSSLQTHQRIHTGEKPYKCEYCQKRFTAAGPLRIHQRIHTGEKPYKCEYCQKRFTASSDLQTHQRIHTGVKQSLSE